One window of Lagenorhynchus albirostris chromosome 16, mLagAlb1.1, whole genome shotgun sequence genomic DNA carries:
- the TIAL1 gene encoding nucleolysin TIAR isoform X4 → MITEHTSNDPYCFVEFYEHRDAAAALAAMNGRKILGKEVKVNWATTPSSQKKDTSNHFHVFVGDLSPEITTEDIKSAFAPFGKISDARVVKDMATGKSKGYGFVSFYNKLDAENAIVHMGGQWLGGRQIRTNWATRKPPAPKSTQENNTKQLRFEDVVNQSSPKNCTVYCGGIASGLTDQLMRQTFSPFGQIMEIRVFPEKGYSFVRFSTHESAAHAIVSVNGTTIEGHVVKCYWGKESPDMTKNFQQVDYSQWGQWSQVYGNPQQYGQYMANGWQVPPYGVYGQPWNQQGFGVDQSPSAAWMGGFGAQPPQGQAPPPVIPPPNQAGYGMASYQTQ, encoded by the exons ATGATAACAGAG CATACAAGCAATGACCCATATTGCTTTGTGGAATTTTATGAACACAGAGATGCAGCTGCTGCATTAGCTGctatgaatgggagaaaaattttggGAAAG gaGGTCAAAGTAAACTGGGCAACAACACCAAGTAGCCAGAAAAAAGATACTTCCA ATCATTTCCACGTGTTTGTTGGGGATTTGAGTCCAGAAATTACAACAGAAGATATCAAATCAGCATTTGCCCCCTTTGGTAAAATATC GGATGCCCGAGTAGTTAAAGACATGGCAACTGGAAAATCCAAAGGCTATGGCtttgtatctttttataataaactg GATGCAGAAAATGCAATTGTGCATATGGGAGGTCAGTGGTTGGGTGGTCGTCAAATCAGAACCAATTGGGCCACACGTAAACCACCTGCACCTAAAAGTACACAAGAAA ATAACACTAAGCAGTTGAGATTTGAAGATGTAGTAAACCAGTCAAGCCCAAAAAATTGTACTGTGTACTGTGGAGGAATTGCTTCTGGGTTAACAG aTCAGCTTATGAGACAGACATTCTCACCATTTGGGCAAATTATGGAAATCAGAGTTTTTCCAGAGAAGGGCTATTCATTTGTCAG ATTTTCTACCCATGAAAGTGCGGCCCATGCCATTGTTTCGGTGAATGGTACTACAATTGAAGGACATGTTGTTAAATGCTATTGGGGTAAAGAATCTCCTGATATGACTAAAAACTTCCAACAG GTTGACTATAGTCAGTGGGGCCAGTGGAGCCAAGTTTATGGAAACCCACAACAGTATGGACAGTATATGGCAAATGGGTGGCAAGTACCACCTTATGGAGTATATGGGCAACCATGGAATCAACAAGGATTTGGAGTAGA tcaATCACCTTCAGCTGCTTGGATGGGTGGATTTGGTGCTCAGCCTCCCCAAGGACAAGCCCCTCCCCCTGTAATACCTCCTCCCAACCAGGCTGGATATGGCATGGCCAGTTACCAAACACAGTGA
- the TIAL1 gene encoding nucleolysin TIAR isoform X3: protein MITEQPDSRRVNSSVGFSVLQHTSNDPYCFVEFYEHRDAAAALAAMNGRKILGKEVKVNWATTPSSQKKDTSNHFHVFVGDLSPEITTEDIKSAFAPFGKISDARVVKDMATGKSKGYGFVSFYNKLDAENAIVHMGGQWLGGRQIRTNWATRKPPAPKSTQENNTKQLRFEDVVNQSSPKNCTVYCGGIASGLTDQLMRQTFSPFGQIMEIRVFPEKGYSFVRFSTHESAAHAIVSVNGTTIEGHVVKCYWGKESPDMTKNFQQVDYSQWGQWSQVYGNPQQYGQYMANGWQVPPYGVYGQPWNQQGFGVDQSPSAAWMGGFGAQPPQGQAPPPVIPPPNQAGYGMASYQTQ, encoded by the exons ATGATAACAGAG CAACCCGATAGCAGAAGGGTCAACTCTTCTGTTGGATTTTCTGTTTTGCAGCATACAAGCAATGACCCATATTGCTTTGTGGAATTTTATGAACACAGAGATGCAGCTGCTGCATTAGCTGctatgaatgggagaaaaattttggGAAAG gaGGTCAAAGTAAACTGGGCAACAACACCAAGTAGCCAGAAAAAAGATACTTCCA ATCATTTCCACGTGTTTGTTGGGGATTTGAGTCCAGAAATTACAACAGAAGATATCAAATCAGCATTTGCCCCCTTTGGTAAAATATC GGATGCCCGAGTAGTTAAAGACATGGCAACTGGAAAATCCAAAGGCTATGGCtttgtatctttttataataaactg GATGCAGAAAATGCAATTGTGCATATGGGAGGTCAGTGGTTGGGTGGTCGTCAAATCAGAACCAATTGGGCCACACGTAAACCACCTGCACCTAAAAGTACACAAGAAA ATAACACTAAGCAGTTGAGATTTGAAGATGTAGTAAACCAGTCAAGCCCAAAAAATTGTACTGTGTACTGTGGAGGAATTGCTTCTGGGTTAACAG aTCAGCTTATGAGACAGACATTCTCACCATTTGGGCAAATTATGGAAATCAGAGTTTTTCCAGAGAAGGGCTATTCATTTGTCAG ATTTTCTACCCATGAAAGTGCGGCCCATGCCATTGTTTCGGTGAATGGTACTACAATTGAAGGACATGTTGTTAAATGCTATTGGGGTAAAGAATCTCCTGATATGACTAAAAACTTCCAACAG GTTGACTATAGTCAGTGGGGCCAGTGGAGCCAAGTTTATGGAAACCCACAACAGTATGGACAGTATATGGCAAATGGGTGGCAAGTACCACCTTATGGAGTATATGGGCAACCATGGAATCAACAAGGATTTGGAGTAGA tcaATCACCTTCAGCTGCTTGGATGGGTGGATTTGGTGCTCAGCCTCCCCAAGGACAAGCCCCTCCCCCTGTAATACCTCCTCCCAACCAGGCTGGATATGGCATGGCCAGTTACCAAACACAGTGA
- the TIAL1 gene encoding nucleolysin TIAR isoform X1, with translation MMEDDGQPRTLYVGNLSRDVTEVLILQLFSQIGPCKSCKMITEQPDSRRVNSSVGFSVLQHTSNDPYCFVEFYEHRDAAAALAAMNGRKILGKEVKVNWATTPSSQKKDTSNHFHVFVGDLSPEITTEDIKSAFAPFGKISDARVVKDMATGKSKGYGFVSFYNKLDAENAIVHMGGQWLGGRQIRTNWATRKPPAPKSTQENNTKQLRFEDVVNQSSPKNCTVYCGGIASGLTDQLMRQTFSPFGQIMEIRVFPEKGYSFVRFSTHESAAHAIVSVNGTTIEGHVVKCYWGKESPDMTKNFQQVDYSQWGQWSQVYGNPQQYGQYMANGWQVPPYGVYGQPWNQQGFGVDQSPSAAWMGGFGAQPPQGQAPPPVIPPPNQAGYGMASYQTQ, from the exons ATGATGGAAGACGACGGGCAGCCCCGGACTCT ATACGTAGGTAACCTCTCCAGAGATGTGACAGAAGTTCTTATTCTTCAGTTATTCAGTCAGATTGGACCCTGTAAAAGCTGTAAAATGATAACAGAG CAACCCGATAGCAGAAGGGTCAACTCTTCTGTTGGATTTTCTGTTTTGCAGCATACAAGCAATGACCCATATTGCTTTGTGGAATTTTATGAACACAGAGATGCAGCTGCTGCATTAGCTGctatgaatgggagaaaaattttggGAAAG gaGGTCAAAGTAAACTGGGCAACAACACCAAGTAGCCAGAAAAAAGATACTTCCA ATCATTTCCACGTGTTTGTTGGGGATTTGAGTCCAGAAATTACAACAGAAGATATCAAATCAGCATTTGCCCCCTTTGGTAAAATATC GGATGCCCGAGTAGTTAAAGACATGGCAACTGGAAAATCCAAAGGCTATGGCtttgtatctttttataataaactg GATGCAGAAAATGCAATTGTGCATATGGGAGGTCAGTGGTTGGGTGGTCGTCAAATCAGAACCAATTGGGCCACACGTAAACCACCTGCACCTAAAAGTACACAAGAAA ATAACACTAAGCAGTTGAGATTTGAAGATGTAGTAAACCAGTCAAGCCCAAAAAATTGTACTGTGTACTGTGGAGGAATTGCTTCTGGGTTAACAG aTCAGCTTATGAGACAGACATTCTCACCATTTGGGCAAATTATGGAAATCAGAGTTTTTCCAGAGAAGGGCTATTCATTTGTCAG ATTTTCTACCCATGAAAGTGCGGCCCATGCCATTGTTTCGGTGAATGGTACTACAATTGAAGGACATGTTGTTAAATGCTATTGGGGTAAAGAATCTCCTGATATGACTAAAAACTTCCAACAG GTTGACTATAGTCAGTGGGGCCAGTGGAGCCAAGTTTATGGAAACCCACAACAGTATGGACAGTATATGGCAAATGGGTGGCAAGTACCACCTTATGGAGTATATGGGCAACCATGGAATCAACAAGGATTTGGAGTAGA tcaATCACCTTCAGCTGCTTGGATGGGTGGATTTGGTGCTCAGCCTCCCCAAGGACAAGCCCCTCCCCCTGTAATACCTCCTCCCAACCAGGCTGGATATGGCATGGCCAGTTACCAAACACAGTGA
- the TIAL1 gene encoding nucleolysin TIAR isoform X5, which produces MDARVVKDMATGKSKGYGFVSFYNKLDAENAIVHMGGQWLGGRQIRTNWATRKPPAPKSTQENNTKQLRFEDVVNQSSPKNCTVYCGGIASGLTDQLMRQTFSPFGQIMEIRVFPEKGYSFVRFSTHESAAHAIVSVNGTTIEGHVVKCYWGKESPDMTKNFQQVDYSQWGQWSQVYGNPQQYGQYMANGWQVPPYGVYGQPWNQQGFGVDQSPSAAWMGGFGAQPPQGQAPPPVIPPPNQAGYGMASYQTQ; this is translated from the exons AT GGATGCCCGAGTAGTTAAAGACATGGCAACTGGAAAATCCAAAGGCTATGGCtttgtatctttttataataaactg GATGCAGAAAATGCAATTGTGCATATGGGAGGTCAGTGGTTGGGTGGTCGTCAAATCAGAACCAATTGGGCCACACGTAAACCACCTGCACCTAAAAGTACACAAGAAA ATAACACTAAGCAGTTGAGATTTGAAGATGTAGTAAACCAGTCAAGCCCAAAAAATTGTACTGTGTACTGTGGAGGAATTGCTTCTGGGTTAACAG aTCAGCTTATGAGACAGACATTCTCACCATTTGGGCAAATTATGGAAATCAGAGTTTTTCCAGAGAAGGGCTATTCATTTGTCAG ATTTTCTACCCATGAAAGTGCGGCCCATGCCATTGTTTCGGTGAATGGTACTACAATTGAAGGACATGTTGTTAAATGCTATTGGGGTAAAGAATCTCCTGATATGACTAAAAACTTCCAACAG GTTGACTATAGTCAGTGGGGCCAGTGGAGCCAAGTTTATGGAAACCCACAACAGTATGGACAGTATATGGCAAATGGGTGGCAAGTACCACCTTATGGAGTATATGGGCAACCATGGAATCAACAAGGATTTGGAGTAGA tcaATCACCTTCAGCTGCTTGGATGGGTGGATTTGGTGCTCAGCCTCCCCAAGGACAAGCCCCTCCCCCTGTAATACCTCCTCCCAACCAGGCTGGATATGGCATGGCCAGTTACCAAACACAGTGA
- the TIAL1 gene encoding nucleolysin TIAR isoform X2 → MMEDDGQPRTLYVGNLSRDVTEVLILQLFSQIGPCKSCKMITEHTSNDPYCFVEFYEHRDAAAALAAMNGRKILGKEVKVNWATTPSSQKKDTSNHFHVFVGDLSPEITTEDIKSAFAPFGKISDARVVKDMATGKSKGYGFVSFYNKLDAENAIVHMGGQWLGGRQIRTNWATRKPPAPKSTQENNTKQLRFEDVVNQSSPKNCTVYCGGIASGLTDQLMRQTFSPFGQIMEIRVFPEKGYSFVRFSTHESAAHAIVSVNGTTIEGHVVKCYWGKESPDMTKNFQQVDYSQWGQWSQVYGNPQQYGQYMANGWQVPPYGVYGQPWNQQGFGVDQSPSAAWMGGFGAQPPQGQAPPPVIPPPNQAGYGMASYQTQ, encoded by the exons ATGATGGAAGACGACGGGCAGCCCCGGACTCT ATACGTAGGTAACCTCTCCAGAGATGTGACAGAAGTTCTTATTCTTCAGTTATTCAGTCAGATTGGACCCTGTAAAAGCTGTAAAATGATAACAGAG CATACAAGCAATGACCCATATTGCTTTGTGGAATTTTATGAACACAGAGATGCAGCTGCTGCATTAGCTGctatgaatgggagaaaaattttggGAAAG gaGGTCAAAGTAAACTGGGCAACAACACCAAGTAGCCAGAAAAAAGATACTTCCA ATCATTTCCACGTGTTTGTTGGGGATTTGAGTCCAGAAATTACAACAGAAGATATCAAATCAGCATTTGCCCCCTTTGGTAAAATATC GGATGCCCGAGTAGTTAAAGACATGGCAACTGGAAAATCCAAAGGCTATGGCtttgtatctttttataataaactg GATGCAGAAAATGCAATTGTGCATATGGGAGGTCAGTGGTTGGGTGGTCGTCAAATCAGAACCAATTGGGCCACACGTAAACCACCTGCACCTAAAAGTACACAAGAAA ATAACACTAAGCAGTTGAGATTTGAAGATGTAGTAAACCAGTCAAGCCCAAAAAATTGTACTGTGTACTGTGGAGGAATTGCTTCTGGGTTAACAG aTCAGCTTATGAGACAGACATTCTCACCATTTGGGCAAATTATGGAAATCAGAGTTTTTCCAGAGAAGGGCTATTCATTTGTCAG ATTTTCTACCCATGAAAGTGCGGCCCATGCCATTGTTTCGGTGAATGGTACTACAATTGAAGGACATGTTGTTAAATGCTATTGGGGTAAAGAATCTCCTGATATGACTAAAAACTTCCAACAG GTTGACTATAGTCAGTGGGGCCAGTGGAGCCAAGTTTATGGAAACCCACAACAGTATGGACAGTATATGGCAAATGGGTGGCAAGTACCACCTTATGGAGTATATGGGCAACCATGGAATCAACAAGGATTTGGAGTAGA tcaATCACCTTCAGCTGCTTGGATGGGTGGATTTGGTGCTCAGCCTCCCCAAGGACAAGCCCCTCCCCCTGTAATACCTCCTCCCAACCAGGCTGGATATGGCATGGCCAGTTACCAAACACAGTGA
- the TIAL1 gene encoding nucleolysin TIAR isoform X6: protein MMEDDGQPRTLYVGNLSRDVTEVLILQLFSQIGPCKSCKMITEHTSNDPYCFVEFYEHRDAAAALAAMNGRKILGKEVKVNWATTPSSQKKDTSNHFHVFVGDLSPEITTEDIKSAFAPFGKISDARVVKDMATGKSKGYGFVSFYNKLDAENAIVHMGGQWLGGRQIRTNWATRKPPAPKSTQENNTKQLRFEDVVNQSSPKNCTVYCGGIASGLTDQLMRQTFSPFGQIMEIRVFPEKGYSFVR, encoded by the exons ATGATGGAAGACGACGGGCAGCCCCGGACTCT ATACGTAGGTAACCTCTCCAGAGATGTGACAGAAGTTCTTATTCTTCAGTTATTCAGTCAGATTGGACCCTGTAAAAGCTGTAAAATGATAACAGAG CATACAAGCAATGACCCATATTGCTTTGTGGAATTTTATGAACACAGAGATGCAGCTGCTGCATTAGCTGctatgaatgggagaaaaattttggGAAAG gaGGTCAAAGTAAACTGGGCAACAACACCAAGTAGCCAGAAAAAAGATACTTCCA ATCATTTCCACGTGTTTGTTGGGGATTTGAGTCCAGAAATTACAACAGAAGATATCAAATCAGCATTTGCCCCCTTTGGTAAAATATC GGATGCCCGAGTAGTTAAAGACATGGCAACTGGAAAATCCAAAGGCTATGGCtttgtatctttttataataaactg GATGCAGAAAATGCAATTGTGCATATGGGAGGTCAGTGGTTGGGTGGTCGTCAAATCAGAACCAATTGGGCCACACGTAAACCACCTGCACCTAAAAGTACACAAGAAA ATAACACTAAGCAGTTGAGATTTGAAGATGTAGTAAACCAGTCAAGCCCAAAAAATTGTACTGTGTACTGTGGAGGAATTGCTTCTGGGTTAACAG aTCAGCTTATGAGACAGACATTCTCACCATTTGGGCAAATTATGGAAATCAGAGTTTTTCCAGAGAAGGGCTATTCATTTGTCAGGTAA